In the genome of Paenarthrobacter ilicis, the window CAGCGTGTTCGCTGGAGCGACCACCGAAAAGGACGGCAACCCGGGGGCGCCCTGTTGCTGGTTTGTTTAGTTCAGTCACTATCAGTAGTCGCCTTCGGACTTCAGTGCCCGGGCCAGGAGTCGTGGGCCCAGGTCATCAACGGACATTCGACCTTCCAGAACCGCCACCACAGCCGCAGTGATGGGCATTTCCACATGGAGCTTGCCGGCAAGCTCATGGACAGCCGGGCCGGACTTGATGCCTTCGGCGGTCTGGGTCATCTTCAGGGCCACTTGCTCGAGGCTGAGGCCCTCACCGAGCAGCCGGCCGGCGGTGTGGTTGCGTGAAAGAGCCGACGAGCACGTGGCCACAAGATCGCCCAGCCCTGCCAGCCCTGCCATGGTGTGCGCTTCCCCGCCCAAGGCCAGAGCCAGCCGGGAGGTTTCAGCAAGTCCGCGCGTGATGACGGAAGCCTTGGTGTTGTCACCCATCTGCCGGCCCTCGCAGATACCCACAGCCAGGGCAATGACGTTCTTGACGATTCCGCCTATTTCAACTCCGACGACGTCGGTGCTGGTGTAGGGGCGGAAGTAGGGGGCCGTGCAACACAGGGCTATTGACGCAGCGGTGTCGCTGTCGGTGCAGGCAACCACGGAGGCGGTGGGTTGCTCCCGGGCGATTTCCATAGCGAGGTTCGGTCCGGAAACCACGGCTACCCGGGACTCGGGCAGGCCCAGTTCCTGGGCGATGACCTCGCTCATCCTGGCATCGGTCCCCAACTCCAGGCCCTTCATCAGGGACACCACCACGGCGTTGGGGGCAAGAAGCGCCTTCCACTCCCCCAGCTGTGGCCGCAGGGACTGGGCCGGCACTGCCAGGACAACCAGTTCCGCCTCGGCCAGCACCTCAGCCACGTCGGTGGATGCTGCCACGGTGTGGGGCAGTTCAATGTCCTTGAGGTACTGCTCATTGCGGTGCACAGAGTTGATCTGCTCCACCACTTCAGGGCGTCGGCCCCAAAGACAAACGCTGCGCTCCACCCCGGTGGCTGCAGCGGCGTCGGCGAGCACTTTGGCGAACGTCGTCCCCCATGATCCCGCACCCAGGACAGCAACCTTTGCCGGGCTGAAACCCGGGGTTTCAAGCAGGCTCACTTGCCGCCCTCCGGACCGGCTTCGTCCGTGGATTTCCCGTCCGCGAAACGGCCATGCTTGGTCTGCTGGTGGAGCGCAGGGTCCCACCGTTCAGCAGGAGCTTTTTCGCCGCGCAGCGTTTCCAAAAGCCCGGTGATGGCGTCCATGATCACCTCCGTGGCTTCCGTGAGGGTTGCCCGATCCAACGGCCTGTCCCGGAAGGAACCCAGATCAACGGGGTCTCCCACCAGGACGCGGGCAGTCTTCCGCGGGAACAGGTGGAACCTCTTGGCATACCGGGGAAAGACCTCATGGGCACCCCAATGCGCAACAGGTACCACTGGCGCTCCGGTCTGCAGGGCAAGCCGCGCGGCACCCGTATGCCCCTTCATGGGCCAAAGATCGGGATCGCGTGTCAGGGTGCCTTCGGGATAGATGATGATGGCGCCTCCGGCGTCCACCACCTCC includes:
- a CDS encoding lysophospholipid acyltransferase family protein, yielding MKEPAKSRATFILLAGLARPLMNLLMSKKWEGLEKLPEGGFIVVPNHCTEIDPIVVGHMVYNQNRPPHFLAKSGLFKVPVLGALLHATRQIPVERSTAGANRSLQVAKEVVDAGGAIIIYPEGTLTRDPDLWPMKGHTGAARLALQTGAPVVPVAHWGAHEVFPRYAKRFHLFPRKTARVLVGDPVDLGSFRDRPLDRATLTEATEVIMDAITGLLETLRGEKAPAERWDPALHQQTKHGRFADGKSTDEAGPEGGK
- a CDS encoding NAD(P)H-dependent glycerol-3-phosphate dehydrogenase; this encodes MSLLETPGFSPAKVAVLGAGSWGTTFAKVLADAAAATGVERSVCLWGRRPEVVEQINSVHRNEQYLKDIELPHTVAASTDVAEVLAEAELVVLAVPAQSLRPQLGEWKALLAPNAVVVSLMKGLELGTDARMSEVIAQELGLPESRVAVVSGPNLAMEIAREQPTASVVACTDSDTAASIALCCTAPYFRPYTSTDVVGVEIGGIVKNVIALAVGICEGRQMGDNTKASVITRGLAETSRLALALGGEAHTMAGLAGLGDLVATCSSALSRNHTAGRLLGEGLSLEQVALKMTQTAEGIKSGPAVHELAGKLHVEMPITAAVVAVLEGRMSVDDLGPRLLARALKSEGDY